A window from Melopsittacus undulatus isolate bMelUnd1 chromosome Z, bMelUnd1.mat.Z, whole genome shotgun sequence encodes these proteins:
- the TRMT10B gene encoding tRNA methyltransferase 10 homolog B isoform X2 yields MASGGVDDGCLSVEPDGEAAVACEALRLLRIEPSAVSPGKGRAGGAARCSRNVLRKRRHWERVLACKKSKRQQERERNRARRAGGTAASRDCGKAMTAFAKERLLQAKTSGPRLCVDLGVADRMTEKETSRLASQIRRLYGANRRAEKPFWLCLTEFVVGSLIYEECFRMNDGFSNYLMDTTQESYLDLFPLDAIVYLTPDSENVLEDIDPNKVYILGGLVDESIHKKLTLQRAREQSLQTARLPIREYMVKAINTKNYHSETLAINQVFDILSTYYETRSWPAALKAGVSSGKGYVLPEAEK; encoded by the exons ATGGCGAGCGGCGGCGTAGATGACGGCTGTCTGTCGGTGGAGCCTGATGGAGAGGCGGCGGTAGCATGCGAGGCTCTCCGTCTGCTGCGGATCGAGCCCTCGGCCGTCAGCCCCGGCAAGGGGCGGGCGGGCGGTGCGGCGCGGTGCTCG AGAAATGTGCTGCGGAAGCGGAGGCACTGGGAGCGGGTGCTGGCGTGCAAGAAGAGCAAGAGGCAGCAAGAGCGGGAGAGGAACAGGGCCCGGCGAGCTGGTGGCACAG ctgccagtCGGGACTGCGGGAAGGCCATGACCGCCTTCGCGAAGGAGCGCCTTTTGCAGGCCAAGACATCGGGGCCCCGGCTGTGCGTGGACCTCGGGGTGGCCGACCGCATGACTGAGAAG GAAACAAGCCGCCTCGCCTCCCAGATCAGGAGACTCTATGGGGCCAACAGGCGGGCTGAGAAGCCATTTTGGCTCTGTCTGACGGAGTTTGTTGTGGGCTCGTTGATCTATGAGGAGTGTTTCCGCATGAACGACGGCTTCTCCAATTATTTG ATGGATACAACTCAAGAAAGTTACCTGGACCTGTTTCCTCTAGATGCAATTGTTTATCTCACTCCTGACTCTGAGAATG TCCTTGAAGATATTGATCCTAATAAAGTATACATCCTTGGAGGCCTGGTGGATGAAAGTATTCACAAG AAGCTGACTCTGCAAAGGGCACGAGAGCAGTCCTTGCAAACAGCTCGTCTCCCCATTCGCGAGTATATGGTGAAAGCTATTAACACCAAGAACTACCACTCAGAGACACTGGCAATTAATCAAG TCTTTGATATCTTATCAACTTACTATGAGACTCGAAGCTGGCCAGCAGCCTTGAAAGCTGGAGTTTCTTCTGGAAAAGGCTATGTGCTACCAGAGGCCGAGAAATAA
- the TRMT10B gene encoding tRNA methyltransferase 10 homolog B isoform X1, giving the protein MASGGVDDGCLSVEPDGEAAVACEALRLLRIEPSAVSPGKGRAGGAARCSRNVLRKRRHWERVLACKKSKRQQERERNRARRAGGTAAASRDCGKAMTAFAKERLLQAKTSGPRLCVDLGVADRMTEKETSRLASQIRRLYGANRRAEKPFWLCLTEFVVGSLIYEECFRMNDGFSNYLMDTTQESYLDLFPLDAIVYLTPDSENVLEDIDPNKVYILGGLVDESIHKKLTLQRAREQSLQTARLPIREYMVKAINTKNYHSETLAINQVFDILSTYYETRSWPAALKAGVSSGKGYVLPEAEK; this is encoded by the exons ATGGCGAGCGGCGGCGTAGATGACGGCTGTCTGTCGGTGGAGCCTGATGGAGAGGCGGCGGTAGCATGCGAGGCTCTCCGTCTGCTGCGGATCGAGCCCTCGGCCGTCAGCCCCGGCAAGGGGCGGGCGGGCGGTGCGGCGCGGTGCTCG AGAAATGTGCTGCGGAAGCGGAGGCACTGGGAGCGGGTGCTGGCGTGCAAGAAGAGCAAGAGGCAGCAAGAGCGGGAGAGGAACAGGGCCCGGCGAGCTGGTGGCACAG cagctgccagtCGGGACTGCGGGAAGGCCATGACCGCCTTCGCGAAGGAGCGCCTTTTGCAGGCCAAGACATCGGGGCCCCGGCTGTGCGTGGACCTCGGGGTGGCCGACCGCATGACTGAGAAG GAAACAAGCCGCCTCGCCTCCCAGATCAGGAGACTCTATGGGGCCAACAGGCGGGCTGAGAAGCCATTTTGGCTCTGTCTGACGGAGTTTGTTGTGGGCTCGTTGATCTATGAGGAGTGTTTCCGCATGAACGACGGCTTCTCCAATTATTTG ATGGATACAACTCAAGAAAGTTACCTGGACCTGTTTCCTCTAGATGCAATTGTTTATCTCACTCCTGACTCTGAGAATG TCCTTGAAGATATTGATCCTAATAAAGTATACATCCTTGGAGGCCTGGTGGATGAAAGTATTCACAAG AAGCTGACTCTGCAAAGGGCACGAGAGCAGTCCTTGCAAACAGCTCGTCTCCCCATTCGCGAGTATATGGTGAAAGCTATTAACACCAAGAACTACCACTCAGAGACACTGGCAATTAATCAAG TCTTTGATATCTTATCAACTTACTATGAGACTCGAAGCTGGCCAGCAGCCTTGAAAGCTGGAGTTTCTTCTGGAAAAGGCTATGTGCTACCAGAGGCCGAGAAATAA